One Oncorhynchus keta strain PuntledgeMale-10-30-2019 chromosome 34, Oket_V2, whole genome shotgun sequence genomic window, ctcctctcccctgtaactattccacatgtcgttgctgcaaatgagaatgtgttctcagtcaacttacctggtaaaataatggatacatttttttttaaataaaaagaaaCACGTCATTTTTAGCACAAGGACAAGATATAAGATAAAGAACTGCCTTAGTGTAGCACAtaataacacctttgattgggatctgTTTCCCTGTTTGGGGGTGTTTGAAGGATCAACATTTACAGTATAAGTGCCATTgaattgagcacagccattacacttgtagtttccatccagtaggggtgCAAATACACATTGTGCAGGGATATCTTGGTGGTAAATCAGACTTTACCAATTGATCTCTGAGGTTTCTGCCCTGGGAGAATATGACAAAGGGAAGGTCACATTACCGATACTATGACCGGATCTtagaatgtgccaatgtttgtgaacgaTTCCCTTCATTTGTTCAGAGCTctttgaatagcgggtagttagaaGGCAAGAATGCTTATTTTTGCgagactgaccttgaaaaaggtCATGTCTCTTTTTGAATTTTCTCAATAGCAGTATTAATCTGACCATTTTTGTACCCCCTTTCCTTTCATTTTCTTTGCGTCTCAGCCATACTTCGAAATCTGATTGTTTTTTACAAATTCTTTTGATTCGACAAAATTGGTTGTATGCCAAACTGTTTTTCAAGGGAAGTGGGTGACAACTATCAGTCCTCAAACTGTTACgatcagtaggtttcctgtaaagatcagtgtatagaacattatcttcacacaagatcagaagatcaagaaaactgatttgatgtgtatcagattgcatagtaaatctcagaacatgtcaccctccctaggagagggagTGACCTcgacaatttattgttaaaacgattTATTGTTAAAGTCATTCTTGTGATTTTTCTATTGTAATTGTTTGTAGGCTTATGTAGCCAAATTGTATCGATGATCGTACTCTATCCATTTATGTTTTTTTGTATGCTATTGTAATAtatgagaattaaccaatgatatcaagCCACACCCGGCCATggttacagacacctgtgtgtcttttgacactatgtGAATGAGTCATCCCACAGTGTTTTCATTAcatcctgatgaagacagcttgtctgtcgaaacattggacataaatatttttgcatctgagTGTGCGGCTctgctttatttttttaaaagtcatccactctgctagccagcacctcgcctaaataggtgtgcgtttctttcgcCTCTAAAttacacagcatggtagcaacaccacatgacaacatggtagcagcacaaaacatggtacaaacattattaggCACAGATAACAGCAcaaaggcaagaaggtagagaaaaCAGTGAAGcggccacaactgtcagtaagagtgcagctcttccagtcgctagctgcagcaaactgagaAGAGCAGCGACCAtaggatgtgtgtgctttgggaacCTTTAaaagaatgtgactggcagaacaggtgttgtatgtggaggatgagggctgcagtagatatctcagataggagggggggtgaggcctaagagggttttataaataagtatcaaccagtgggtcttgcgatgggtatacagagatgaccagtttacagaggagtatagagtgcattgatgtgtcctataaggagtaTTGGTAGGCAaatagaaaagagggaggagcatagGGGCTAGTCACATTAGAAGGATTGGGAgttgaggaaatgttggacatgcaatgaggcatggctgagtcacgggggatggaggatgggggatgaatgagccagtTGGAAActagggatgattaggtggccatgatggtatgaaggccagattgggaatttagccaggacactggggatGACACCCCATGGGATCTTTCTTGACCGCAGAGAGtcacgtcccatctgaaagatgacaccctacacagggcaatgtcccatATCACttccctggggcattgggatatttttttagatgAGAGGAAAGTGTGCCtcttactggccctccaacaccacttccagcagcatctggtctcccatcgaGGGACCGACCAGggccaaccctgcttagcttcagaggaaaAACCATTCCTGGACCTCTTCATCTGCACACAGGCTTTTGCAGCTCTCCATATGTGAGGACAGACAACATCAAAGTACCAGGCTTCATTATATTACAATTAGATAGCCCTGAatattatctctctgtctgtcttcatttATTGCCaatcatatatatatgtatatatatatatatatatatatttcttgttaactaactatagttttggcaagtcggttaggacatctactttgtgcatgacacaagtaatttttccaacaattgtttacagacagattatttcactgtatcacaattccagtgggtcagaagtttacatacactaagttgactgtgctttaaacagattggaaaattacagaaaatgatgtcatggctttagaagcttctgataggctaattgacatcatttgagtgaattgtaggtggacctgtggatgcatttcaaggcctaccttcaaacccagtgcctctttgcttgacatcatgggaaaatcaaaagaaatcagccaagacctcagaaaaaaaattgtagacctccacaagtctggttcatccttgggagcaatttccaaacgcctgaaggtaccacgttcatctgtacaaacaatagtactgtcagagtcgtgtgtataggtggcagtgaagtcaggcgcaggataATCAAACTGAGTGTAATGGAGTTATTTAATACCAATAAACAAAACAcactccaaacactaaatgtaacaATAAACAAAGTGGGTACGAGGACCTGTCGCGCCCCAAtacaaacaacacaacactgaataacaaacaatctctgacaaagacatgaggggaaacagagggttaaataaaaaCAGGTAATgcatgggattgaaaccaggtgtgtaggaagacaagacaaaaccaatggaaaatgaaaaatggatcaatgatggctagaagaccggtgacgtcgaccgccgagcacagcctgaacaaggagaggcttcaacttcggcagaagtcgtgacaagtACACAAGTATAAGCATcataggaccacgcagccatcataccgctcaggaaggagacgtgttctgtctcctagagatgaacatactttggtgcgaaaagtgaaaatcagtcccagaacaacagcaaaggaccttgtgaagatgctggagaaaacaggtacaaaagtatctatatccacagtgaaatgagtcctatatcggcataacctgaaaggctgctcagcactGCTCCCAAACCACCATAAAAAtgtcagactacagtttgcaactgcacatggggacaaatatcatactttttggagaaattaactgtttggccataatgaccatgctatgttttgaggaaaaagggggaggcttgcaagctgaagaacaccatcccaaacgtgaagcatggGTGTGGCAGCGTCAGACCGtaggaaacaagattctcttgtctgatgaaaccaaggctgaactctttggcctgaatgccaagcgtcacgcctggaggaaacctggcaccatccgtacggtgaagcatggtggtggcagcatcatgttgtgaggatgtttttcagaggaagggactgggagactagtcaggatcaagagaCAGATTATcggagcgaagtacagagagatccttgatgaaaacctgctccagagcgctcaggacctcagactgggacgaaggttcaccttccaataggacaacgaccctaagcacacagccatgataACATAGGACTAgcttcgggaaaagtctctgaatagccttgagtggcccagccagagcccggccTTGAAccagattgaacatctctggtgagacctgaaaatagctgcgcagTGACGCTCCCTATCAAAtctgacagaggttgagaggatctgcagagaagaatgggagaaactcaggtgtgccaagcttgtagcttcatacccacgaagacttgaggctgtaatcgctatttttaatcaattagcaaacctttttaaaaaaatgttttttcattgtcattatggtgtattttgTCTAGATTgatgataaaaaaaatatattgtaatcctttttagaataaggcggtaatataaaaatgtgggaaaagtgaagTGGTCTAAATAATATCCGTATGTACtgtaacagtctgatggcattgagacAGAGGCtggttttcagtctctcagtcccagcttgaTGCACCTTTActaacctctccttctggatgatagcaggatgaacagacaggctcgggtgtccttgatgatctttttggccttcctttgacatcaggtgctgtaggtgtcctggagagaaggcagtgtgcccccgatgATGCGTTGGGAAGACCGctccaccctctggagagccctgcccttGTGTGTGGTGCAGGATGTGTTACTCTTTCAATATGTCATCCTGTTGTTTTTGTTGTAAATACAAGTACAAAAAGCTTTCAATCTGGGCATTGCACCAGGAATCTTGTCTGCCTTCCCACTAAAACCTCCACCGCCGAGTGCACCATTTTACAATGTCACCTCATGTAAAGTCAAGAACATTAACTGACTGGGCACACActagttgaatcaacgttgttcccacgtcatttcattgaaattTAAACTATGTGGAATAgttgttgaattgacgtctgtgcccagtggaaaCCCTCTTAACCTCAGAGAAACAATATATATTATAGAGCAGACAGGTAGATTTGTATTCATGACAAGCCTATCTGGGCTCTTTACAAATGGCCTTCATTATACCCCTGCAGGACACTACTTTATCACATCTAAAGCTCTCAAGATggcgtctgagagagagagagatgttttagACAAAGTGATGATATGGTAACCTGTCAGTGACgtgtggacagacagacatctacaACAAACGCTGTTAAGTGTATCAACCTTGCtgagggcctgtgtgtgtgtgtgtgtgtgtgtgtgtgtgtgtgtgtgtgtgtgtgtgtgtgtgtgtgtgtgtgtgtgtgtgtgtgtgtgtgtgtgtgtgtgtgtgtgtgtgtgtgtgtgtgtgtgtgtgtgtgtgtgtgtgtgtgtgtgtgtatggcaagGCTGTCATATCCTAAATCTTTACAGCTCTCCCTCAGGGGCTCTAACTTAAGGCTCccattcaccatgacaaccaCGCTTACTCTCACTCAAGCCAACTTGAGAATAACATATTACCTTCCTGTCCCCTGGTGCATACCATGCCACCACAGCTCACCATCATCTCTACAGCAGAAACGCGACCCGCAGCCCAAACCCATTAATGTCACATTGGTGTTTACCCTCATGGATGTGACTGAGTCTGTAGTGGCCACAGAAAATGCTGCTGGAACTACCAGGGATTCATTTTTCACATTCTTATAAATCATTAAAAGTTGGAGGTTGGACTGCAGATGAACTCTTCAGAACCTTTAAACCACTCCAAAAGCAAGCCTCTGACCACAGAAAGGCACAGAGTCAAAACCCTTTATACaaaaaagtgtgtgagagagagaagagagagagagagagagagagagagagagagagagagagagagagagagagagagagagagaataagaggcAGAGGCCTATATAGAGGTAGTATTGGTCTCTCCCACAGTACTTTGTGTGACCATCGACCTTGGCCCTGTCTTGCCCTGCCTCCTGTTCTCAAGGGGCTGCCAAtactcacacacactgatacgGTCCCCCACATTTTCAGGGATTGGACCTCATCTCTTCCTGTCAACCTTCAGTCAAACGCCATGCCCACTAAATCTTACAGCCAGCTAAGAGATAgacatatatatagagatataaaTATATGAGCTGTGTGGGCAATATAAAGTATTTTTTCAACACAGGAAAATATGTGAAAGTGGTGTCACTTCAGTGTGATTTATACGCCATCCAGTGGCAACTTTTGGAACATACATTATTTTGAAAGCAGCGTTGAACACGGAAGTAGCAAACTCGCACGTTGGAGTACTTCTTGAACTGCAATCGAGCACACAGAGCAGAGACCTTCAACATGTCTTACAGCGCAAAGATAGGCCCGTCCATCCTCAGCAGTGACCTCGCATGCCTGGGCAGTGAATGCGTCCGAATGATGGAGTGCGGAGCTGACTACCTGCACCTCGACGTTATGGACGGGTGAACAAATCCAGAGAGCACGCTAGCTAACTAGCATAGTCTCAGTCCAATAGGATTCACAGTCAGGCagttaactaacgttagctagctgtaACTGTGAATGTATGCAAATTTTAGTTAGCAATCACTGCTGTTTTTGTTGACTTGTGCTAATATATTGTTAGAAGTCAAGCTAAAAGTCATTATGGGTGATGTCAACATCACGGCAGATTGCAATACCAGTCCACATTGCATAACATTCTGCAACTCTGTTTACGACATCCACAGTTTAGTTATCTTTTTTTCAGTTTGTTTTATTCAGCACTGATAGTTAGCTAGCACGTTTTGTTATTGATCAGCCTGCCTTGCATCAGCGTGACTGGAGTAGAATCAGTCACATAAGGATAATGATTGTATCTTGTTCCCTTGAAGTAATTTTGTCCCCAACATCACCTTTGGCCACCCGATGGTGGAGTGCCTAAGGAACTGCGTGGGGCCAGACCCTTTCTTTGGTCAGTAACACAACCTTACTCTGAAATGGTTACAATATGTCCCTGTTGttgtttttacctttatttaacaagtcagttaagaacagattcttattttcaataacagctTGTTAGCTGCCAGAATGACAGATATTTacctcggggattcgaacttgcaacctttcgattactagtccaacactctaaccactaggctacctgtatgaCAACACATTGACCAGTCCATATTTATTCTAGCTGAACGTGCTGATCACAGCTACCATTATTACTGACACCATTTGTTCTAAGTAGGATTATGGTTTGTTCAGCGTTGCATAGTAGCCAtctcaaaagtgtgtgtgtgtttctcttatAGACATGCACATGATGGTGTCGAGGCCGGAGCAGTGGGTGAAACCCATGGCAGCAGCAGGAGCTAGTCAGTACACGTTCCACCTGGAGACCACTACTAATGCTGGAAACCTCATTAAGGAGATCAGAGAGAGTGGCATGAAGGTGAGACAGAGAGGCATAGTTGACtatagagagagaccagaggtgaGGTCCTGATATGGGAGGTCATCCTGATATGGGAGGTCAGAGATTGCGAGAAGTGGATGGGCACAGAttgacacacagtcagagaaagTTCACAACTATGTGTTGTCTAACAGTTGTGCGTCTTCACCCATGTATGGTAatgtaacactgtgtgtgtgttgtaggtgggCCTGGCCATAAAGCCTGGGACCACAGTAGAGGAGTTGGCCCCATGGGCAGGACAGATTGACATGGCACTGGTCATGACTGTGGAGCCTGGCTTTGGAGGCCAGAAGTTCATGGAGGACATGATGCCCAAGgtagtgtgttgtgtttgtgtgtctgtctatcaggctgcatttacacaagcagcccaaccaattatgtttttttttttgccactAGTTGATCTTTTGACCGATCAGATCAGATCTGTTGGCCATAATTGGGCAAAATATccaaattgggctgcctgtgtaaacacatcCTATGTGTTATTTTGTGGCTTATGTTTTTATCTCGCTAGAGAGCATGTGTCTGATAAGCTGCATGAAAAAGCTTCTCTGTCATCTGTGATCTGTTTTATACACAAGGTCACTCAGTTTATTTTGAATGCAGAGGTTTGTTACAATATCTTCAGTTGACATTGTGTCATCTAAGTAATGTGTTAGAGgggttctctgtgtgtctctctgttttgtTTGATTCTCACGGTCTGTGGATTTGTGTGGTTTGATTGTATATATTTGCCGTGTCTGTTTTGGACATTTGGGGCATGTCATTGACATTtcattgtctgtttctgtgtgtctagGTTAGCTGGCTAAGGAGTCAGTTTCCCTCTCTGGACATTGAGGTGGACGGAGGAGTGGGTCCCTCTACCATCCACAAGTGTGCTGAGGTGCGTACATGCCTCCCCATACCATGCACCCTTGGGCCCTGGTGCTTAACTACATTGTCTCGTTGCTTGTGTCCATCCATGGGTGTTCacggtgtgtgtgttttatctttctgtgtgtgtctctggtagGCGGGTGCTAACATGATTGTGTCGGGCAGTGCGGTGGTGAGCAGCGACGACCCTCGCTCTGTCATCACAATGCTGAGGACTGCTGTCTCTGAGGCCATACAGAAACGCTCACTGGACCGTTGACACGCCCCCTGGCTGGCGATCACCACAGTAATTCCTCACACCAGAACGCCATAGCAACATGCTAATACACCCTAAAGTGGGACAGTCAAAAGATGTTTCTCTTTGGTGGTCAGGGAGGGGTGTGGAAGTTGGTGCTCTGCAGACGGGTGTGCTGATGTCACAGTTTGATCCAGTGAAGCTGTGCCCCTCAATACCCCAGAACATCAGAACCAACCCCAAATCCCCACACTCAGCCAGGATCACTACTCAACCAATGATTTACCCACCTACCAGCTTAGGCCTGTGGATAAATTAACACTTTAACGAGAGTGGAACAGTGGTTATGTTGATTGCACACAATAATTGTAAACATTCCTGAATATTTTTTGGAATACTGTTATGTCGAACTAATGATAAAGATATGTCTGACAAAAAAATGTAACTGAATTGAAGGTCTTTTTTTGTGGTTTTTTTGCTAgtgctgagagagagtgagaggtgttAGATACAGGACTGCAGAATTAGAGGACATATGATGAACAAAGTCTCTTTGGACAGGCTAGTATTTTGTCACTGCCGGGATGAAATACCTGTTACTATTTCACCCAGACACATGAAACATGGAATCCCTCCTCTTGATCTGCCAAGCAGTATTTTACTCAGCGTTGTAGTACTCAAGACCACATTGAGAGTCTCTGTGTCAGATATATTTTTACTCGGTCTTGGACATTGAGGACTCGTCATTTCTTCCCGAGACCAGCGGAGTAAAATAGCCTTTTCATAATTAAAAGCTTCCATTCAGTCAGTGTATAAAACCACGTGAAATATATACACTCCTTTTTTTAAAACAATATCTTAATGCCTATTGGTATCTGGGATATCTACTTTATTCTTAACATTAGTCTTTTTTACTTTTGTTGAAAAAAATTCTCAAACTTTGTCAGAATTTCCTTGCCGCTCTGGTAGAGAAGAGTGGAGGAAATTGTTTGCAAGTTGCAAACTCGCTATTAGTTTTTATTAATTGCTTTGGTACCATTTTTCAAGTATTTGGTATATTTTCacaactcttagtacaaaactccAATCTGGTCACACTTCTTAACCAGCCAGTCTTTCATTCAAAACCGGTCATTGTGCATTCATTTGCAATGTAAACATCTCTCACCAACCAACCATTCAAAATATAAGTTTGTGAAATGTAATGAGAACATTAGtttaatcaccaaaacacaaTGATATCTTTTCAATTTAGTCATTTTAACTACCAATTAATCCAATAGCAAACAATGCAAGATATGCGTTTCAAATCGCCCTTAGAAGTGCTGAAAGTAATATGCTACAGTAGTGTAAATTAGTTTTTACATTAGGCAATAcacttacattacattacaacaaAATTGACAGAACATCTATAATTTGTGATCAATGAAGACATCCTCtacctttttatttttattaaatcataaaaaataaatatatttcagATATAATTGCAACAATCGGTGTACTGTCTGTAATCAAGTGTAAGAAATTAAATGAAACAAGTTAAATGAATGAAAATGAAACGTATTCATTTGCATCAAGCCTGTCTTGAGCATTTGGCCATAAATTATAATCCACATCACAGTGAATGTCCTCATTAAGGGCAAATCCAAGCTTGAAATTGGTTCTGCATTGTTGTCATCGCATGCCTCATCCATGGCCAGAAGAATAGCGGCACGCTCATTAGGATGGCGATTGTACATCTTCCACCTCTTTACTGAAAAGGTCCTCAGTAGGATTGAGGAAATGAGAGTATGGGGGCAAGTATAGGGTCAAGAATCAGGAATGGGCCCGAAAACTATGTCTTAACCACCTCtgcatggtggaacctgacattgtcccacacaatgacataggtgACTCTTTCACCTTGATAGGCCTGCTCAATTGTATTGAGAAACACAATGAGGTGTGCAGCTTTGTTGGATTCAAGTAATGGCTTACATCCTACCACACCATCTTCAGAGATAGCTGCGCACATGGAGCTGTTTCGCCCATGTTTTCCAGGCACTTGGACGATCTCCCCTTGGCCGATGAGTTTTGGCCAGGTTGAAGCGCTTCATTAACAAAGATATACTTGTGATGGTTCACAGCAGCATCAAGCACCATCATCCtctaaaaacatattttggtTACTTATTGTTTACAGTACAGTTCCAATATATTGTGAAGTAGCATGTGGATGAAATAgtaacagtaatacagtatatagtgctgtacttGAACATATGCACCCCGTCGTTGTTTCACCCAGTCATTGTTTTTCTCAAAAGGCACCAGGTAAATGTGTTTGGCAAAATGTTTCATCGTTCTCAATGGCAATGTCATTCCTGGCCCTCACAACTGCCCACTCCTGCTGCTCGGTCAGCACATGGCCACCACCATGGGGTCTTCTGTCAATTCTGAGGTTAGAACAGAGTATACTGTCAATAGGTCATACTGGAAGAATAGTGTAAGATGTGTTGTGAATTTACGTGCGTTACAATTTTGTTTACTGTAAATGTAATGGTAAAGCAGAGTA contains:
- the rpe gene encoding ribulose-phosphate 3-epimerase, which codes for MSYSAKIGPSILSSDLACLGSECVRMMECGADYLHLDVMDGNFVPNITFGHPMVECLRNCVGPDPFFDMHMMVSRPEQWVKPMAAAGASQYTFHLETTTNAGNLIKEIRESGMKVGLAIKPGTTVEELAPWAGQIDMALVMTVEPGFGGQKFMEDMMPKVSWLRSQFPSLDIEVDGGVGPSTIHKCAEAGANMIVSGSAVVSSDDPRSVITMLRTAVSEAIQKRSLDR